The Kosakonia sacchari SP1 genome includes a window with the following:
- a CDS encoding ABC transporter substrate-binding protein, protein MKYKALCLGMGLLCSFSSFAENALRYGVEAEYPPFESRNASGELEGFDIELGNAVCKAAQLKCSWVETSFDALIPGLTAKKFDAINSAMNITEQRRKSIDFTQPIYRIPSQLVGKSGDGMEATAEGLKGKTIGVLQGSIQETYAKEHWEKHGVTVVSYKDQNMAWGDLLNGRIDASLVMSAAGQAGFLSKPQGKGFGFIGKPVSDDTILGSGIGFGLRKGDEATKKQLDAAIDKIRADGTIKTLAEKYFPGIDVSVSAQ, encoded by the coding sequence ATGAAATATAAAGCACTCTGTCTGGGCATGGGTTTGCTCTGCTCATTCTCCTCGTTTGCCGAAAACGCCCTGCGGTACGGCGTGGAAGCGGAATATCCGCCGTTTGAAAGCCGCAACGCGTCAGGCGAACTGGAAGGTTTTGATATCGAGCTGGGTAACGCTGTCTGCAAAGCGGCGCAGCTGAAATGTAGCTGGGTGGAAACCTCGTTTGATGCGTTGATCCCAGGGCTGACTGCCAAGAAATTCGATGCCATCAACTCGGCGATGAACATTACCGAACAGCGGCGTAAAAGCATCGATTTCACTCAGCCGATTTATCGCATTCCTTCGCAACTGGTCGGCAAAAGTGGCGACGGCATGGAAGCGACCGCAGAGGGGCTGAAAGGCAAAACCATTGGCGTGTTGCAGGGATCGATTCAGGAAACCTACGCCAAAGAGCACTGGGAAAAGCACGGTGTCACGGTGGTGTCGTATAAAGATCAGAATATGGCGTGGGGAGATTTGCTGAACGGTCGCATCGACGCCTCACTGGTGATGTCAGCGGCGGGGCAGGCAGGTTTCCTCAGCAAGCCGCAGGGTAAAGGGTTTGGCTTTATTGGCAAACCGGTATCGGACGATACGATCCTCGGCAGTGGTATCGGTTTCGGGCTGCGCAAAGGTGACGAAGCCACCAAAAAGCAACTTGATGCCGCCATCGATAAAATCCGCGCTGACGGCACCATCAAAACGCTGGCGGAAAAGTACTTCCCCGGCATTGATGTTAGTGTCAGCGCACAATAA
- a CDS encoding glucan biosynthesis protein D, which yields MNRRRFIQASMALAATYGTTGVASLFSRAAFAAETDIADGQSRRFDFSVLQSMAHDLAQQQWGGAPKALPNTLANLTPQAYNSIQYDAQHSLWNNVDGRQLDVQFFHVGMGFRRRVRMFSLDQETHQAREIHFRPELFNYHDAGVDTKQLEGQSDLGFAGFRAFKAPELARRDIVSFLGASYFRAVDSTFQYGLSARGVAIDTFTDTPEEFPDFTAFWFETAKASDTTFTVYALLDSPSITGAYKFVIHCEESQVIMDVDNRLYARKDIKQLGIAPMTSMFSCGNNERRVCDTIHPQIHDSDRLAMWRGNGEWICRPLNNPQKLQFNAYQDENPKGFGLLQLDRDFSHYQDVMGWYNKRPSLWVEPRNKWGKGAVSLMEIPTTGETLDNIVCFWQPEKPVKAGDDFAFQYRLYWSAMPPVRSPLARVYATRTGMGGFPEGWAPGEHYPDKWARRFAIDFVGGDLKAAAPKGIEPVITLSNGEAKQVEILYVEPFDGYRILFDWYPTNDSTDPVDMRLFLRCQGDAISETWLYQYFPPAPDKRHYVDDRIMR from the coding sequence ATGAACCGCAGACGATTTATTCAAGCATCCATGGCCCTTGCCGCAACTTACGGCACCACCGGTGTTGCATCGCTCTTTTCCCGCGCGGCGTTCGCGGCGGAAACGGACATTGCCGATGGTCAGAGCCGCCGTTTTGATTTCTCCGTGCTGCAGTCCATGGCGCACGATCTGGCGCAACAGCAGTGGGGCGGTGCGCCTAAAGCGCTCCCCAACACGCTGGCGAACCTGACGCCGCAGGCTTACAACAGCATTCAGTACGATGCGCAGCACTCGCTGTGGAACAACGTTGATGGCCGCCAACTGGACGTGCAGTTTTTCCACGTCGGCATGGGGTTTCGCCGCCGCGTTCGTATGTTCTCCCTCGACCAGGAGACACACCAGGCGCGTGAAATTCACTTCCGTCCGGAGCTGTTTAACTACCACGACGCGGGCGTCGATACCAAACAGCTGGAAGGGCAAAGCGATCTGGGTTTCGCCGGGTTCCGCGCGTTTAAAGCGCCTGAACTGGCGCGCCGCGATATTGTCTCGTTCCTCGGCGCCAGCTATTTCCGCGCGGTAGACAGCACTTTCCAGTATGGCCTTTCCGCACGCGGCGTGGCCATTGATACGTTTACCGACACGCCGGAAGAGTTTCCGGATTTCACCGCCTTCTGGTTTGAGACGGCAAAAGCGTCCGATACCACCTTTACCGTTTATGCGCTGCTCGACAGCCCGAGCATTACCGGCGCGTACAAGTTCGTGATCCACTGCGAAGAGAGCCAGGTGATCATGGATGTCGATAACCGCCTGTATGCGCGCAAAGACATCAAGCAACTGGGCATCGCGCCGATGACCAGTATGTTCAGCTGCGGTAATAATGAACGCCGCGTCTGCGATACCATTCATCCGCAAATTCACGACTCCGATCGTCTGGCGATGTGGCGCGGTAACGGCGAGTGGATCTGCCGCCCGCTGAACAACCCGCAAAAATTGCAGTTCAACGCCTACCAGGATGAAAACCCGAAAGGGTTCGGCCTGCTGCAACTCGATCGTGATTTCTCCCACTATCAGGATGTGATGGGCTGGTACAACAAACGCCCAAGTCTGTGGGTCGAGCCGCGTAACAAATGGGGCAAAGGGGCGGTCAGCCTGATGGAGATCCCGACGACCGGCGAAACGCTGGATAACATTGTCTGCTTCTGGCAGCCGGAAAAACCGGTCAAAGCGGGCGATGATTTCGCCTTCCAGTACCGCCTGTACTGGAGTGCGATGCCGCCGGTGCGTTCTCCGCTGGCGCGCGTTTACGCCACCCGTACCGGTATGGGCGGCTTCCCGGAAGGCTGGGCGCCGGGCGAACACTATCCGGACAAATGGGCGCGTCGTTTCGCCATTGATTTTGTTGGTGGTGACCTGAAAGCAGCCGCGCCGAAAGGCATTGAGCCGGTCATTACGCTTTCAAACGGGGAAGCGAAACAGGTTGAGATCCTTTATGTTGAGCCGTTTGACGGGTATCGCATTCTGTTCGACTGGTATCCGACCAATGATTCCACCGATCCGGTAGACATGCGTCTGTTCCTGCGCTGCCAGGGCGACGCCATCAGCGAAACCTGGCTTTATCAATACTTCCCGCCTGCGCCGGACAAACGTCACTACGTTGATGACCGCATCATGCGCTAA
- the rimL gene encoding 50S ribosomal protein L7/L12-serine acetyltransferase, whose translation MDDTVIPVNDHLALHAVDERFVHDLHQLIVKNRDWLQQFLNWPHSVTSIDDTRKTAQSNMLLHQRGYAKMFMIVRNDVLVGVLALNSIEPLNKTAYIGYWLDEACQRQGILSQAMQGMLDFYARRGDIRRFVIKCRVANHASNQVALRNGFTLEGCLKQAEFLNGSYDDQNIWAKIVDKF comes from the coding sequence ATGGACGATACCGTTATTCCGGTGAATGACCATCTCGCGCTGCATGCCGTCGACGAGCGGTTTGTGCACGATCTGCACCAGTTAATTGTCAAAAACCGCGACTGGCTACAGCAGTTTCTCAACTGGCCGCACTCAGTCACATCCATTGATGACACCCGCAAAACCGCGCAGAGCAACATGCTGTTGCACCAGCGCGGCTACGCCAAAATGTTCATGATTGTGCGCAACGATGTGCTGGTGGGCGTGCTGGCGTTGAATTCGATTGAGCCGTTAAACAAAACGGCTTATATCGGCTACTGGCTGGATGAAGCGTGCCAGCGGCAGGGGATTTTGTCTCAGGCCATGCAAGGGATGCTCGATTTTTACGCCCGCCGCGGCGATATCCGCCGCTTTGTCATCAAATGCCGGGTGGCGAACCATGCCAGCAATCAGGTGGCCTTGCGCAACGGCTTTACGCTAGAAGGCTGCCTTAAACAGGCCGAGTTTCTCAACGGCAGCTACGACGATCAGAATATTTGGGCGAAGATCGTCGATAAATTCTGA
- a CDS encoding anti-sigma factor family protein — protein sequence MTLPPDEHDLHAWMDGETDEATSARVERYLADNPAAAAQVAGWRRDAQQLRQAMSQQTIVLEKPEPHYLRRQARQQRQWKLATAFALVLALSVGGYTGWQLKESQMLMTHQPMEDAVQAYKLFDNAAVTPMDVVASQQTELTRWVARYFINGNQPPNLEQYGFTLSGARLIATAQGPAALIMYQDRNGTRVGWYIRPLSPVKLPHGEREADDVMAQYWSDDHYNYALVTPMNSPAVNGLRKAVSQANS from the coding sequence ATGACGTTGCCACCGGATGAACACGATCTGCATGCCTGGATGGATGGCGAAACCGATGAGGCGACCTCAGCGCGTGTCGAGCGCTATCTGGCAGATAACCCCGCTGCCGCCGCGCAGGTTGCAGGCTGGCGACGTGACGCGCAGCAACTCCGCCAGGCCATGAGCCAGCAAACTATCGTTCTGGAAAAACCGGAGCCACACTATTTACGCCGCCAGGCACGCCAGCAGCGTCAATGGAAACTGGCCACCGCGTTCGCGCTGGTACTGGCGTTAAGCGTGGGTGGTTACACGGGCTGGCAACTGAAAGAGTCGCAAATGTTAATGACGCATCAGCCGATGGAGGACGCGGTCCAGGCCTATAAACTTTTTGACAACGCCGCCGTCACGCCAATGGATGTAGTGGCAAGCCAGCAAACCGAACTCACCCGCTGGGTCGCCCGGTATTTCATCAACGGCAACCAGCCGCCAAATCTCGAACAGTATGGTTTCACGTTATCCGGCGCGAGGCTTATCGCCACCGCGCAAGGCCCGGCGGCGCTGATTATGTATCAGGACAGGAACGGCACGCGGGTCGGCTGGTATATCCGCCCGTTAAGCCCGGTCAAACTTCCGCACGGGGAGCGCGAGGCAGACGATGTGATGGCGCAGTACTGGAGTGATGATCACTACAACTACGCACTGGTCACACCGATGAACTCACCGGCAGTAAACGGCCTGCGCAAAGCGGTTTCACAGGCCAACAGTTAG
- a CDS encoding RNA polymerase sigma factor: MQLTDDEIRQVMPHLQRFALWLTRNPHSAEDLVQSCLMKALTRSPNSDGERSLRAWLFAILYRQFIDGERRKRRYMKILAFFTGEEAISASTESLAMADDTLAVFATLPTDYRAILLLVSIEGLSYKEVAQTLDIPTGTVMSRLSRARKLLHEKLDGTAAPLPLRRLK, encoded by the coding sequence ATGCAACTGACTGATGATGAGATTCGTCAGGTGATGCCACATTTGCAACGCTTTGCGCTGTGGCTAACCCGTAACCCACACAGCGCGGAAGATTTGGTGCAAAGCTGCCTGATGAAAGCGCTGACGCGTAGCCCAAATAGTGATGGCGAACGGAGCCTGCGCGCCTGGCTGTTCGCCATTCTTTACCGTCAATTTATTGACGGTGAGCGGCGCAAGCGGCGGTACATGAAAATCCTCGCCTTTTTCACCGGCGAGGAGGCCATCAGCGCGTCGACCGAATCACTGGCAATGGCGGATGATACGCTGGCGGTGTTCGCCACGCTGCCGACCGATTATCGCGCCATTCTGTTGCTGGTGAGCATTGAAGGGCTGAGTTATAAAGAAGTCGCCCAAACGCTAGATATCCCGACAGGCACCGTGATGTCGCGCCTGTCGCGCGCGCGTAAATTGCTACATGAGAAATTAGACGGTACGGCAGCGCCGCTGCCGCTGAGGAGACTGAAATGA
- a CDS encoding cytochrome b, with translation MKNVAYFHPALRVLHWLMAAAIITMLFIGVVMVSTVSSLHSLLVSIHKPLGLMILVLVLVRLWLRFYTATPTLPATLAVWQRAMAHLSHWALYAMMIAQPLIGWGMLSAAGYPVTVGGWVLPPILPVNNDTYALLRPLHSLVALALFATVMLHLAAALFHALVLRDGVFESMSGTRKR, from the coding sequence ATGAAAAACGTTGCCTATTTCCACCCGGCGCTGCGCGTGCTGCACTGGTTAATGGCGGCGGCGATCATCACGATGCTGTTTATTGGCGTCGTGATGGTTTCCACCGTCTCATCCCTGCACAGCTTGCTGGTATCGATCCACAAACCGCTGGGTTTAATGATTTTGGTGCTGGTGCTGGTCCGCCTGTGGCTACGGTTTTATACTGCGACGCCCACGTTACCGGCGACCCTCGCCGTCTGGCAACGTGCTATGGCGCATCTTTCACACTGGGCGCTCTATGCCATGATGATTGCGCAACCGCTGATTGGCTGGGGAATGCTTTCGGCGGCGGGCTACCCGGTGACTGTCGGCGGTTGGGTGTTGCCACCTATCCTGCCGGTGAATAATGATACTTACGCGCTACTGCGGCCACTGCATTCCCTGGTGGCGCTGGCGCTGTTCGCAACGGTGATGCTGCATTTAGCCGCCGCGCTGTTTCATGCCCTTGTGCTCCGCGATGGCGTTTTTGAAAGTATGTCGGGAACCCGCAAGCGATGA
- a CDS encoding catalase family peroxidase, with protein MTNTPFTTGQILARLAAIALVPLVLIVLFLWGGGWLTPARLSADKLVNVLQQAGGEHPGYRRNHAKGLCVTGNFISSGNASMLSRASVFAAGETPVIGRFAIAGGNPAAPDYAVPVRSLALAFQLANGEQWRTGMNAMPFFPVSTVEQFYELQVASLPDAATGKPNAEKFKTFVQKNPEIMPFLAWAKQNVPSSSWASDRFNSLNAFRFIDKSGMAHLVRWSMVPHTGYQPISAEEKIDKNFLQTDLKQRLAQGPLKWDLLITVAQPGDDGSNATKVWPADRQTINAGTLVLTQASEQQNGPCNDINYDPLILPDGIAASDDPLLNARSAAYAKSYNARTREQSAQAGAHL; from the coding sequence ATGACAAACACTCCTTTTACGACCGGCCAGATCCTTGCACGTCTTGCAGCGATCGCACTTGTTCCTCTGGTGTTGATTGTGCTGTTCCTGTGGGGCGGAGGCTGGTTAACTCCTGCGCGCCTGAGCGCCGATAAACTGGTTAATGTCTTACAACAAGCGGGAGGCGAACATCCGGGTTATCGGCGAAATCACGCCAAAGGGCTCTGCGTTACCGGCAATTTTATCTCCAGTGGCAATGCCAGCATGCTATCCCGCGCTTCGGTATTTGCCGCAGGTGAAACGCCGGTAATCGGGCGTTTCGCCATTGCCGGAGGAAACCCCGCCGCGCCGGATTATGCCGTGCCCGTACGCAGCCTGGCGCTGGCGTTTCAGTTAGCAAACGGTGAACAGTGGCGCACCGGCATGAATGCAATGCCCTTCTTCCCGGTCTCCACCGTTGAGCAATTCTATGAATTGCAGGTTGCCTCGCTGCCCGATGCGGCAACTGGCAAACCGAATGCCGAGAAATTCAAAACCTTTGTGCAAAAGAATCCGGAGATCATGCCGTTTCTGGCGTGGGCAAAACAGAATGTCCCTTCGTCGAGCTGGGCCAGTGATCGCTTTAATAGTCTGAACGCGTTCCGGTTTATTGATAAATCTGGGATGGCGCATCTGGTGCGCTGGAGCATGGTGCCGCACACCGGTTATCAGCCCATCAGTGCCGAAGAAAAGATCGATAAAAATTTCCTGCAAACGGATCTCAAACAGCGTTTGGCGCAGGGACCACTGAAATGGGATCTGCTGATAACCGTCGCCCAGCCGGGTGACGATGGCAGCAATGCGACGAAAGTCTGGCCTGCCGACCGGCAAACCATCAACGCCGGAACGCTGGTTCTCACCCAAGCCTCAGAACAGCAAAACGGGCCGTGTAATGATATCAATTACGATCCGCTGATCCTGCCGGACGGCATTGCCGCCTCTGACGATCCGTTACTCAATGCGCGTTCTGCGGCCTATGCTAAATCTTACAATGCGCGCACCCGTGAACAATCCGCCCAGGCAGGAGCTCATTTATGA
- a CDS encoding SDR family oxidoreductase translates to MNISGNTILITGATSGIGRALAEALYARGNQVIITGRRKALLDDVTRNNPGMAGFPLDVDDEKSLNVLVKRVSSQFPRLNVLIANAGISGKEDFAEGNPNTEMAQAIVTTNILGVIRTVAAFLPMIRHQPAATLLATSSALAFVPRTDFPTYCASKAFLHTWLVCLRHQLRHIPVEVLELSPPYVQTTLTGAEQATDPRAMALPAYISEVMSMIECGDHPGGELVLERDKHRRWAEKDGTFATLFATMNP, encoded by the coding sequence ATGAACATTAGCGGCAACACTATTCTTATCACTGGCGCAACCAGCGGCATTGGCCGCGCGCTGGCTGAAGCCCTGTATGCGCGGGGTAACCAGGTTATCATTACCGGTCGCCGCAAGGCGCTTCTGGATGATGTGACACGTAACAACCCCGGAATGGCGGGATTCCCGTTGGATGTCGATGACGAAAAGAGCCTTAACGTACTCGTTAAACGCGTCAGCTCGCAGTTTCCCCGACTGAATGTATTGATTGCCAACGCCGGTATTTCAGGCAAAGAAGATTTTGCCGAAGGTAACCCAAACACAGAGATGGCGCAGGCGATCGTCACTACCAATATCCTTGGCGTCATCCGGACTGTCGCCGCGTTCCTGCCGATGATTCGACACCAACCAGCAGCCACGTTGCTGGCAACCAGTTCGGCGCTGGCGTTTGTACCGCGGACGGACTTCCCTACTTACTGCGCCAGCAAAGCCTTCTTGCATACGTGGCTGGTTTGTCTGCGCCATCAACTTCGCCATATTCCTGTTGAAGTACTGGAACTCTCGCCCCCTTACGTGCAAACCACACTTACTGGTGCAGAGCAGGCAACCGATCCGCGCGCAATGGCGTTGCCAGCTTATATCAGTGAAGTGATGTCAATGATTGAGTGCGGCGATCACCCGGGCGGTGAACTGGTGCTGGAGCGTGATAAACACCGGCGTTGGGCTGAAAAAGACGGCACTTTCGCCACACTCTTTGCGACGATGAACCCCTGA